A part of Botrytis cinerea B05.10 chromosome 2, complete sequence genomic DNA contains:
- the Bcpta1 gene encoding Bcpta1, which yields MATLTVEKQIDQLNDARKLVLSDANYYTQIIQGILPIIGPSARVELRRWGADFLAETFSSPTIPSSQKETLSLVVLDTLKDMIENPHEDSAVVKSIVQTAASIYPLVVRWIINNSYDIPTWDRMVAIKTRILRMWDTAKPGIRICCIKFAQRVVLVQTTGPDADSRRGDPLQVSLSMVPPNHTVLPPRNLEAEASGLLDRLLSVFQENSSDAVLVDATLNSLSILIRARPHVANKILNVLLNFNPLKLANSPMTPKLRVMVKSMEKTTRSLLIHISKRDPHNPLNGRIQQYVERMMRSKTEIFDEGNRKRGPPEPVDAQDLAKRQKLGAQVKSAPLHIPPLAPGNHTIAELFTITTDEALKGFDVALLSEDLVVKIGITILQRIDTDTIEQAISGVKARLQALSEPKPEEINPETAPLGVEEDDDDYEPDFYNAEDTEQILNKLDSSPPEELKVDIEKVANVALGPFTLPTPPSLNAEEVTLVGQGTVSRVFGVMQTLEEPAARKAKAGINRLAASAYDRDAWITIITRLATRAGAGLEESSSPVKLESADTERLSLSNTIRQSLLVYILEDFRKRIDIAVAWLCEEWYNDKVQMKLGDGSAVLHYEKWTLKVLDGISIYLDAKDKVLTRFLSEIPGLSLEVLNKIKGLCKDPTMVNLSLTSLLYLVMMRPPVRDLALDAVEDIWNTYDNAKPIAAKYLKKWRPGFEERLKSDVEETKSNGMIISA from the exons atgGCTACCTTGACTGttgaaaaacaaatcgaTCAATTGAACGATGCTCGAAAACTGGTGCTCTCAGATGCCAACTACTACACCCAGATCATTCAAGGAATACTACCAATTATTGGTCCATCCGCGAGAGTAGAATTACGACGATGGGGCGCAGATTTCCTGGCAGAGACATTTTCAAGTCCAACCATACCTTCGTCACAAAAAGAAACACTGAGCCTGGTTGTACTTGATACATTGAAGGACATGATTGAGAATCCGCACGAAGACAGTGCAGTAGTTAAGAGTATAGTGCAAACAGCAGCTAGCATCTACCCGCTTGTCGTTCGATGGAT TATCAACAATTCCTACGACATACCGACCTGGGATCGCATGGTCGCAATTAAAACTCGAATACTTCGAATGTGGGATACTGCGAAGCCAGGAATTAGGATATGCTGCATTAAATTTGCGCAGAGAGTTGTGTTGGTTCAAACAACAGGACCCGATGCAGATTCTAGA CGCGGTGATCCTCTTCAGGTATCACTATCTATGGTGCCTCCGAACCATACCGTTCTCCCCCCTCGGAACCTTGAAGCTGAAGCGTCAGGTCTTCTCGATAGACTCCTCAGCGTCTTCCAAGAGAACTCTAG CGATGCTGTACTTGTTGATGCAACTTTGAATTCCCTTTCCATCTTAATCCGAGCCCGTCCCCATGTTGCAAATAAAATCCTGAATGTTCTTCTAAACTTCAATCCTCTGAAACTAGCCAATTCTCCAATGACTCCCAAATTGCGTGTTATGGTTAAATCTATGGAAAAGACTACTAGATCATTACTTATCCATATCAGCAAGCG GGACCCTCACAATCCACTCAATGGGCGAATCCAGCAATATGTCGAACGAATGATGCGCTCTAAAACGGAAATCTTTGACGAGGGAAATAGAAAGCGTGGACCTCCAGAACCTGTGGACGCCCAAGATCTCGCCAAACGTCAAAAGCTAGGCGCGCAAGTTAAATCTGCTCCACTACATATACCACCACTAGCACCTGGAAATCACACAATCGCCGAGCTTTTTACTATCACGACTGATGAAGCCCTAAAGGGTTTTGACGTTGCACTTCTATCGGAAGACCTCGTCGTCAAGATCGGTATAACAATTCTCCAGAGGATAGATACGGACACTATTGAACAGGCTATAAGC GGCGTGAAAGCAAGACTTCAAGCTCTCTCAGAGCCTAAGCCCGAAGAAATCAACCCTGAAACAGCTCCACTGGGCGTAGAGGAGGACGACGATGACTACGAACCTGATTTCTACAATGCCGAAGATACAGAACAAATTTTGAACAAATTAGACAGTTCGCCACCTGAAGAACTTAAAGTGGATATCGAAAAGGTTGCAAATGTAGCACTTGGACCGTTCACGTTGCCCACTCCTCCGTCTCTAAATGCCGAGGAAGTGACTCTGGTTGGCCAAGGTACTGTGTCTCGAGTCTTCGGTGTGATGCAGACCTTAGAAGAGCCCGCGGCAAGAAAGGCAAAAGCTGGAATAAACAGACTAGCAGCTAGTGCTTATGATCGAGATGCATGGATTACTATCATTACCCGTCTCGCAACGCGTGCTGGGGCCGGTCTCGAAGAGTCCTCTAGCCCTGTCAAGTTGGAGTCGGCAGATACTGAGCGATTATCCTTGAGTAACACTATTCGACAATCACTGCTTGTTTACATTCTGGAAGACTTTAGAAAGCGAATCGACATCGCTGTCGCTTGGCTGTGCGAAGAATGGTACAATGATAAAGTACAAATGAAGTTGGGAGATGGTTCAGCGGTGCTACATTATGAGAAATGGACACTCAAGGTTCTAGATGGAATTTCAATCTATCTTGATGCGAAGGACAAAGTCCTTACTCGGTTCTTAAGCGAGATTCCCGGGTTGAGTCTCGAGGTGTTGAACAAAATCAAAGGGCTTTGCAAAGACCCAACAATGGTCAATCTATCGCTAACCAGTCTCCTTTATTTGGTTATGATGCGGCCACCTGTTCGAGACCTGGCTCTCGATGCAGTTGAAGATATTTGGAACACTT ACGACAATGCGAAACCTATCGCCGCCAAGTACCTCAAAAAATGGCGCCCAGGATTTGAGGAGAGACTCAAAAGCGATGTCGAAGAAACGAAATCGAATGGCATGATCATTAGCGCTTAG
- the Bcpdr11 gene encoding Bcpdr11, with amino-acid sequence MSSGYISEGEKTNKQDKPLQKLPVYRPEGRSLGVLFEDITVHGFSAGEQRAQDLLRIFQDVFINWPTGLLRKAIRPGRPMHATRRLIQGVSGVLPPGETLLVLGRPGAGCSTLLSVLANQRAQYVDVEGSVQYGAIGSDEMKTLYGSEVALNNEDDIHFPILKVEDTMQFALRLRRPKSNRDTDAEFAEHWTDEILESLGIKHTKSTIVGNSFVRGVSGGERKRVSLAEVLSAAPAVVTWDNPLRGLDSSSALSFLRLLKGMSKATGMSNIVTAYQVSESIYSECFDRVLLLYDGYQIYSGPAGDTAKRYFTDLGFECPPRQTTPDFLTAITSPDERRVKVGHSPPPPLDPAGLANAFRKSSHCQSLLGEIGQFREKHCDLLSAAAFKSEVADSKHKFTHPKALALRSFPTQVMVAMRRHYQLVWGARKSLAIILALNAVNALITGSAFYKRSLTATGAFELSGAVFFAQIYFCLNALGETVSTVHSRTILQKQHALGMLHPAVSAVALNIAELPVCFAQTVLFTIPYYFLVFANPTAAGYWFFELLIFVFYASQLALFRMLGAWSPNVPVALLLGGAAMPVGLSHSGYGPTWPTLLKWDSWIRRISPSPYSLEATMGFLMKDDTLYCTSDQLVPNGIGYDNITIANQGCPISGSTSGSSTVPGSTYLLTHFGYRPSNAWRNFGLVLVFWVIYTGLTAVGLTLMTKNRGGGGASRVFKRGAVIPDAVRGDEELREKESDLESQGNPVAIHPQGNAQSLNDSNSTLSINAAKWTENAKNSSRPSFTFSNVSYHVQVDGENRQLLTDISGYVRPGQLTALMGVSGAGKTTLLDTLAQRKDTGIVTGDMMIGGQPVANLGARFSRACGFCMQQDVHDSGATVREALIFSAMMRRPLSVSNQEKEAHVEEVMDLLGLKSIADALIGVPGEGGLGVEERKRVTIGVELAANPSMLLFLDEPTSGLDSQAAYSLVMFLQRIAASGVPIICTIHQPSAVIFEMFDHVLLLTRGGRTIYFGETGSNSSVVVDYFARNGTAMDETANPAEFILDTVASPSGSDEWSGTWNVSPERRNLQTQIEHLNSSVSSNLETSTADETLPWIHQYITLTSRHWLTVWRNGVYSFSRLVKAIFMGLFLSFIFYQASDTEQGTQNRLIVLLLLPWVIPASADDIQAIWYSKWALYTARERSGVGYHPLALCAALVTVEIPLAIVIYTIYFLCSWFTIGLSGPGFGYLLFLALGIYGLGFALAIAALVPNSEVAGFANSLVWCVQTTFGGMALVHSDMPSFYSAWLFWADPLRYWLGSAISNGVHSVPIICSASELTIVQPPAGQTCGQYLATYLSGTGMGGASMGYLSNYNATEDCGYCPYQVGDDYAISFSYFYSERVRDWGIFTLFCFSTLAIVFLASWWRFLDLKGPSLKGFGLGKKNK; translated from the exons ATGAGTTCAGGATATATAAGCGAG GGTGAGAAAACCAACAAACAAGATAAACCGTTGCAAAAGTTACCCGTATATCGTCCCGAAGGACGTTCACTTGGAGTCCTCTTTGAGGACATCACCGTTCATGGTTTTTCTGCTGGCGAGCAACGTGCTCAGGACCTCTTACGAATCTTTCAAGATGTTTTCATTAACTGGCCGACAGGCTTGCTGCGCAAAGCAATACGCCCGGGCCGTCCCATGCATGCCACAAGAAGATTGATACAAGGAGTTTCTGGTGTTTTACCCCCCGGTGAAACTCTCCTGGTTCTTGGGCGTCCTGGTGCTGGCTGTTCGACTCTTCTCAGTGTACTCGCAAATCAGCGTGCGCAATACGTAGATGTTGAGGGTAGTGTGCAGTATGGCGCAATCGGGTCGGATGAGATGAAAACCCTTTACGGCTCCGAGGTGGCTCTTAACAATGAGGACGATATTCATTTTCCTATATTAAAAGTTGAAGATACCATGCAGTTTGCACTACGTCTGCGCAGGCCAAAGTCCAATCGGGACACAGATGCCGAGTTTGCCGAACACTGGACTGACGAAATCCTCGAATCTCTTGGCATCAAACATACAAAATCCACAATTGTTGGTAATTCTTTTGTTAGGGGCGTGTCTGGTGGCGAACGCAAGCGTGTATCATTGGCTGAAGTTCTCAGCGCTGCTCCTGCTGTCGTTACATGGGACAATCCGTTGAGAGGTCTTGACAGCTCATCTGCCCTCAGCTTTCTACGTCTTCTGAAAGGCATGTCGAAGGCTACTGGAATGTCCAATATTGTCACAGCTTACCAAGTATCTGAGAGTATTTACAGCGAATGTTTTGATCGCGTTCTGTTATTGTATGATGGGTATCAAATTTATTCGGGCCCTGCTGGCGACACTGCTAAGCGTTATTTTACCGATCTCGGTTTCGAATGTCCTCCCCGTCAAACGACACCAGATTTCTTGACAGCTATTACTTCGCCAGATGAACGCCGTGTCAAAGTTGGGCATAGTCCCCCGCCACCACTTGATCCTGCTGGTCTTGCTAATGCATTTCGAAAGAGCTCACATTGCCAGAGTCTGCTAGGAGAGATTGGCCAATTCCGAGAAAAGCATTGTGACTTGCTGAGTGCCGCAGCCTTCAAGTCCGAAGTGGCTGATTCCAAGCACAAGTTTACTCACCCAAAGGCCCTCGCGCTCAGGTCGTTCCCTACTCAGGTCATGGTTGCTATGCGACGACATTATCAACTGGTCTGGGGAGCTCGGAAGTCGCTCGCCATTATTCTTGCTCTAAATGCAGTCAACGCTCTTATTACAGGCTCCGCATTCTATAAGAGATCTTTAACAGCGACTGGAGCATTCGAGCTTAGCGGTGCTGTATTCTTCGCCCAAATATATTTCTGTCTTAACGCTTTGGGAGAGACAGTTTCCACGGTTCATTCACGAACAATTCTCCAAAAGCAGCACGCACTAGGCATGCTACATCCGGCTGTTTCGGCAGTTGCTCTCAATATTGCCGAGTTACCGGTGTGTTTCGCGCAGACTGTTCTTTTCACCATTCCATATTactttcttgtctttgcGAACCCAACAGCAGCAGGATACTGGTTTTTCGAGCTTTTAATCTTCGTGTTCTATGCCAGCCAGTTGGCGCTTTTCCGAATGCTGGGTGCATGGTCCCCGAATGTACCGGTCGCTCTCTTATTGGGTGGTGCAGCCATGCCTGTCGGGTTGAGTCATTCAGGTTATGGCCCAACGTGGCCAACATTGTTGAAGTGGGATTCTTGGATCCGTCGAATCAGTCCAAGTCCATATTCACTGGAAGCAACAATGGGATTTCTTATGAAAGATGACACTCTTTACTGTACCTCTGACCAGTTAGTCCCGAATGGAATAGGATACGAT AATATAACGATCGCCAACCAAGGCTGTCCTATCTCAGGGAGCACCTCAGGATCTTCCACTGTACCAGGCTCAACGTATCTACTTACCCATTTCGGTTATCGACCATCCAATGCGTGGCGTAATTTTGGGCTCGTCTTAGTCTTCTGGGTTATCTATACAGGTTTAACAGCTGTTGGTTTGACTTTGATGACGAAGAATCGGGGCGGAGGTGGCGCAAGTCGTGTATTCAAGCGAGGAGCTGTCATCCCTGACGCTGTTCGTGGCGACGAAGAATTGCGCGAAAAAGAATCTGATCTAGAATCTCAAGGAAATCCAGTTGCTATTCATCCTCAGGGAAATGCCCAGAGTCTCAACGACTCTAACAGTACTCTGTCCATCAATGCCGCTAAATGGACTGAAAATGCAAAAAACAGTTCTAGA CCTTCATTTACCTTCTCAAATGTCTCGTATCACGTCCAAGTCGATGGAGAGAACCGACAGCTACTCACGGATATAAGCGGATATGTCAGGCCTGGTCAGCTTACAGCCCTTATGGGAGTGTCTGGGGCTGGGAAAACAACTCTTCTCGACACTCTTGCTCAACGCAAGGATACTGGTATCGTGACCGGCGACATGATGATTGGAGGTCAGCCTGTCGCCAATCTAGGAGCAAGATTCTCTCGGGCTTGTGGATTCTGCATGCAGCAGGATGTTCATGATTCAGGAGCTACAGTCCGCGAAGCTTTGATCTTCTCGGCGATGATGAGACGCCCATTGTCGGTATCGAACCAAGAGAAGGAGGCGCATGTTGAAGAGGTCATGGACCTGCTGGGGCTTAAATCAATCGCCGATGCCTTGATCGGCGTTCCGGGAGAGGGAGGTCTGGGAGTCGAGGAACGGAAGCGAGTCACGATAGGTGTGGAGTTAGCCGCAAATCCTTCCATGTTGCTATTTCTTGATGAACCAACCTCTGGACTTGATAGTCAAGCTGCATATTCGCTCGTCATGTTTCTGCAGCGTATTGCAGCTTCTGGAGTACCTATCATCTGTACAATCCATCAACCTTCCGCAGTTATCTTTGAAATGTTCGACCATGTCCTTCTTCTAACAAGGGGAGGACGCACTATATATTTTGGCGAAACTGGTAGTAACTCAAGCGTTGTTGTAGATTACTTTGCTCGCAATGGCACTGCAATGGATGAAACTGCCAATCCAGCCGAGTTTATATTGGATACTGTGGCTAGTCCTTCGGGAAGTGATGAGTGGTCCGGAACATGGAATGTTTCACCCGAACGTCGCAATTTACAAACACAAATAGAACATCTAAACTCTTCGGTCAGTAGTAATCTGGAGACCTCTACTGCAGACGAAACACTTCCATGGATACATCAATATATCACTCTCACATCTCGTCATTGGTTAACTGTATGGCGCAACGGAGTTTACAGTTTTAGCCGTCTGGTAAAAGCTATATTCATGGGTCTCTTTTTATCATTCATCTTCTATCAAGCTTCAGACACAGAGCAAGGAACCCAAAATCGTCTCATCGTTCTCCTACTTTTGCCATGGGTCATTCCCGCTTCCGCAGATGATATTCAAGCAATCTGGTATTCCAAATGGGCACTCTACACCGCACGTGAGCGCTCTGGTGTTGGTTATCATCCACTTGCTCTATGTGCCGCTCTTGTCACAGTAGAGATTCCACTCGCCATAGTAATCTACACAATATACTTTCTCTGCAGCTGGTTCACTATCGGCCTATCGGGGCCTGGGTTCGGTTACCTCTTATTTCTTGCACTCGGTATATACGGACTCGGTTTTGCCTTGGCAATCGCCGCGCTGGTTCCAAACAGCGAAGTCGCTGGGTTTGCAAATAGTCTTGTGTGGTGCGTCCAAACAACTTTTGGTGGAATGGCTCTTGTGCATAGCGATATGCCTTCATTTTATTCGGCGTGGCTTTTCTGGGCCGATCCACTACGCTACTGGCTGGGATCTGCCATTTCGAATGGAGTCCATTCTGTTCCTATCATTTGTTCTGCCAGCGAACTGACGATTGTTCAGCCACCTGCAGGGCAAACATGTGGTCAATATCTCGCGACCTATCTCTCTGGAACCGGGATGGGTGGCGCGAGCATGGGATATCTCTCCAATTATAATGCGACAGAAGACTGTGGTTATTGTCCTTATCAAGTGGGAGACGATTACGCGATTTCGTTTTCGTATTTTTATAGCGAGAGAGTGAGGGACTGGGGCATCTTCACCTTGTTTTGTTTTAGTACATTAGCGATCGTCTTTTTGGCTAGTTGGTGGAGGtttttagatttgaaaggtCCTTCGCTAAAAGGTTTTGGGTtggggaagaagaacaagTGA